The following DNA comes from Anastrepha obliqua isolate idAnaObli1 chromosome 1, idAnaObli1_1.0, whole genome shotgun sequence.
aaggaatttcTTACAGCTAAAAAAACGCCAACTGACTTCATAAACAGTATCTCgagtatatttgtatttatttattttctgtcaGTTCATTTCCCATAACAATTACTCAGCGATTATGctgtttgaatttttatttttgaagcgaCGTTTCTTTTATCTCGCACACACCGAGGTAgttaaatacgtttttttacCAATCAGTGGAAAGAACCGAACTCATTTACATAATTCCCTCTCCTCATAAGCATTAAGCTTACTTTCAGTCTTATTTTGATACACTTTAGggattcaatttgaatttttcgctGTTcagattttgttattatttattgcttcaGTGCATGCGTGGCTGAAATATCGTTCAAAAACAGATAAAATTGGAATAATACAGATCTATATGGCCGATGGAAAGATACAGAATCAAAGTAAGCAACAAGCAGCCGCTGTTGCGCTCAAATTTCTTGTTATTTTGTTGGGCAACCCGCTGCTGTCTGTAGCAGCTGAGACGGGTGGCGCATgcgtaataaaatatttttgtgtacttATGCAGTTGCCTCATATTTGGGCTGCGTTTTTGCTAAGAATTCGGTTGTGCAGTAAGGAAAATAAGTCAACCTCAAACGTTTTAACGAAAAACAAGCAGAAGAAGTATAAGTACCAGATAATAGTTTGAGCAACCCAAGAAAGCGAAGACcgcattttagtaaatttttatgaaaaaaaaaaattagtttagtgCGAATGATTGAATTCATAGCTAGTCATGATAAAATTATTAAGATAAAAAAGTGCCGCTTATAAGTTCTCAGATGGCTTTTAACTATTTGATGGATACTATGGCTCACttcataatatataaaaaaaacaactagaCCAAACTGGTCATGCAAGAAGTCAACACCTTCTCTAAAAGACATATTCTAAAAAAACCACGCTAACTGTCCTATGATGAAGACGCTTGTTTAAGAGAAGAGTGAACTTATGAAAAAATGGCTGCAAACTCGGTACCCCCcagataaaacaaaactaaacagAGTCTTAAAAACGTAATTTGAAAATGACATCTctcactatttaaaaaaaaggtttcggCAACAGCAGAAATTAACTGCTGGAAGGCAACTAAAAAACTTCTAAACAAAACAATTCACCAACCGCCTACAAGGCAGGAAAACGAAAACTGGGCAAGAACGAATAAAGAAAAGGTAGCAACACTAGCAGATTATTACgcagaaatattttcaagcGCTAGAACTCCCAATACTTTCCCGTTTGCGTCAGAGCGAACTCATATTCAAGATTAtatgaggggtgccttttatatgtcgggattagagaacaaaaacaaattttaatcatcgaaaatcactttattgtttttcaaaatattctccatgaagatctatacacttttgcatgcgtttgaaccaattgtcgaagcacttttgccactctgaatgaggtacctcctaaacatgcattctgaatgccacaaccgcttcttcaggtgtcgaaaaacgttgacctctcagtttgttttttacgtacgggaataaaaagaagtcattcggtgccaagttaggactatacggcggaggacccattaattcgatgttttgggtgctcaaaaatgcagttgtttgagccgatgtgtgagagctcgcattgtcctggtgaagagtgatccgtctttggctgttggttttcctaatttcttggaagacaactagcaaacaaatggttgtgtaccactcagaatttattgttctacgttgttctagtggtacggttgcgacatgtccagtttttccgaaaaaacaggcgaccatttgcttggaagtgcttcgtgcgcgaacaacttttgttggatttggctcatcttgaaacacccatacagtcgactgctgtttactttctcgctcatacgcgtaaatccatgattcatcacctgtcacgatgtcatagacgtgtttcgaagctccgcgatcgtattttttgagcatttccttcgaccaatcgacacgagcctttttttgagcgattgaaaaattgtgtgggatctaacgcgaacaaatttttttgacagtcaaatgtttatgcaatattgaatgtatgctggtcccactaatgcctaagattgtctcaatctcacgataggtcacatgacgaatATCAGTTCgagcacagcatcaatggttttcggaacaacaattgattttggacgaccttcacgaaattcgtcttggagtgaactaggaccacgattgaattcaccataccatcgataactactggtccttgatggagcttcatcgccaaaaaatgaattaagttcatccatgcaatgtttctgagttaatccacgtcgaaagttgtaaaaaataatcgcacgaaaatgttggcgatttaattccatttttggaccgagatgaatattttaagttactgtaaagaacacaaatagcgctggtatttcaaaacgttctgagtacgtaaaagccaaaaaatgtcaaactttaacacgagggttgccaaatcctgccaaataaaaggcacccctcgtaatatTAACTAACCCATAAATGCTCTTATAGAAAGTATAATTGTTAATTAAATGACAAATACGTTGCttggggaaaaaaataaaaataaaaccgaacttaactattttgtttttaaagtgcCCTTATACCTTAAAAATAACAAGCTCAAGGATAAgggatagaaaaatatttaattaaatatttctcttttgcGCAGTCCCCCTCAGTACCGAAAACATTAAATATGGCATGTTTTATTCGAATCCGCATTTTAATCGACcggaaaaaaattctaatttcttGGCATTCCAATTTGCCAATCAAAAGAGACATGGGAGTGAGTAGAACGCTTAATTTTCAAATGCCTATCAAATGCAATGAATATTACGTGGATGGGTAGTTAAGCGGTATGAAAAAAATCGTTCCAGTTTTGGAATTACGGGGTTTTCAGAGCTACTTGACTGTCtagaaaataaattatcttAGGCATTTTACAGGTTCCCACATTGCTGCCAATTTAGTTTGTGTAAGTCCTATACTTTGCGCCATAAACTCGAAATAAAGTGTTTATGTTCATGAAAAACTCTCTAAACTCACGCATTTTCAAACAGAGTTACGCCTTTGAGATTTATATCTGTATAGTacttttcttcttgtttttaaaGTTGAAAATGTTCTGCGCTTTCGAATAGATTATTGAGAATTTTCACATTCCTCAGCACATTTCGAGTTAGTCCTCACTAATCAAGAAGCCGCCCGTGTATAAGATTTTTCTTCCATCGGTCCCGCTACTTGTTGGCTTAAAGCACTGTTTGCTATAAAGTGTTTCAAAGATATGTACaggatttgattgaaaagtaatgagccttatttttttaagcagttctaTTAAacattttggcttatacaactaatattcttcaaaataggacccttgagcgtcaatacaccgctggtagcggtcctaccactgcaggaaacattttttacactcatccgccggaatcgcgttcaattcggctgtcacagttttttggatcgcctcgatggagtcgaaacgcctccccttcagctttcttttcaggcgcgggaacaagaagaagtccggaggggacaggtctgggctgtagggggAGGGTGGGGAATAAATatcaatgcaaaaaatatttttggcttCTCTTCcaacatttcacaatttttgggcatttttatgcatttcctTACTAGGACAGTAACAATTGTAATGACCAGATCACTTTGAGAACAATACAATTTGCAATACAGATCCACTAAATCCACGAAGGGAATGTGCTGCAGGTGCACAAGTGTCACACACTACGCATTGTACTCTAGGGTTAAAAACTACGGAACTAATGCAAAGTCGAAGATGCACAGTATTGCCATAGGTGTCGTATTTTCTTATAACCTCAATTATTTAacggttaaataaatattttgagaacTCGAAACCACTACCAATTATTTTGTACTATGTGAGAGTTCAAGTTTATGACATATAACAATACGACACTTGAATACTCTAATTAAGTTACGAATATTATACAAAGGGCAACCTGGAATACTTTCTGGGTCACTGCCCAGACTTTTGTTTGTACGAGGCCGGTTCAATAAggacccgtgtttgatgacggAGGGCactcccatcttggccaatgcagaggtgcagaggaaggcggtgtgcgccggcgcattgtcgtgatgaagggtccaattgttgacgaggtcgggccgaacccgggcgacacggtttttcagccgaaggagcacttcaaTGTTCAATGTTCGGTccatgttcaaaaattcacgaacccggttcacatcttcgtctattTGCGCcttcgaaggccttccagatcgctgttcgtcttcgacgtcctcccggcttgtgccaccgttttacctgggcactgcacagagattggtccccgtaagcctccttgagtagcctaatggtttcggtactcgttttgtttagctttacgcaaaatttgatcgagtaacgttgctccaacgatcgctgcattttcgccactgcaaaatcctaacacacttttaaaacagctttcatgcgtggagcgatgttgactatcctgctgttgccagcgaactgggaccggtttctagtggaaggggaaggtccaacgaacattttcccccaccagccaattcggttgatcgcttggcagacgctccgcgcgggaaggctcattacttttcaatcaaaccctgtatgtacgTTTATAAATGAAGTGAAATGTGTGAAGTATCTTCAGCGCCATCTAAACATTTTGCAAGCTAAGCAAAtggattaaatgttaaaaatctcTTCCCAGACCAACGCACCATGAGTGAGAATGAGACTTAGGACTGATGCATACATCCAATATGTGTTAAGAGCTTTTGTTTTCGATCGATATTTCTTTCTCATGAAAACTTAAAGTCAAGAACTACTACCGGGAAGATCGCCTATTTCGAGCAAGTTCTATGAGATAAAGTTCTAAAACTAAGCATCTATATTTCATATCATTTCCTGTATAGGTCTAATTCTGCTCGGATGTGGGTGTGTCATTAAGTCCCTAGAAATTGTGATAAGAAACAAAGTAACAAGAAACGgcataaagtaaattttatttcccaACATTCCacgtttttctaatattttgtggCTATCCAAATAATACTACTTGGGCATTGCTGCTGACGGGTTTAATTTTTCTTGCACTTTTTTCATTTCCGCATTATATTGTTcgtactttattataccaacGAAGTATGCAAGTGAGGCAGGCAAGTAACCCAGTTTGGAAATGTACTATTATGTGCCCAGCTGTATAACATCTTGTGCGATAATTACAATCTTTGTGTGTGCATCGTTaaaacttgttccattttattggGTGCTTCAATACTTTTGTAGGTACTTAAGTATGTCATGTCATGTCaacttttgtagattttttttgtatttcgtaaCCTACGCATCTGAAAATGTTTGCAAACGACCGAGCACTAAAATTCAAATGAGCCTAAAGTGTAATTTCGCACAGGtagcaaatgtaaacaaacatatttacatgcataaatCTACACCGAAATATTATTCTTCGAATTTAGCCTCCGCTCCGTTATTCATATAAAAACTGCACCatttaaaattcgtttttttgttcctttttttgttcAACCCACAGCGGAAACGAATGTGGGACAATTGACCCACGCAGGCGACATTACAAAGTACGTGCACACGCATGCGTATAAACCTACCCTGCGGGAAAGTTCAGTAGTAGGGAAATGGTTAACTGCTAGTAAATTTAGAACCAGTACCTGCTCTTTTCCGTAAAAGAAACTGATGAATTTAGTACGACGATGTCTTGAAATGTACGAGTTAGTTCGATTCTTGAGAGATTCAGATACAAATGCtataataatatacaaatataagcatagcattttttaatagacataatatttcatatttcattaaaacaCTGAATAATGGAGACATCAGTTATATCAGAGGTAGAGGCCCCGCGGAATTGACTTAATTTAACGATTTCAGTCCAAGTTAGTTTCACTAGTTCAAATGTGGTATTTCTTGCAGGGTATCagttttttcttctaaaactagGCGAAGAGTGTATGACGATTGAATTAGTGCGATGGGTGCGATCGCTGTTACTGAAAAAATCGAGTTGCTGGTAAATGATACTCGTATCGAATTTGGCATCATGCTTTTGTGGcatttgttttgattattttttcaatgaaactCTCTCCAAAATAAATCTCCAAATATTAATGAGTCTATTCAGCGGTTCCCAATTGATGAGATTGACTTTTTATGCATCAAGCGGCACATTTAAGACAGATTGATCATGCCCGATAAgcgcaatatatatatatatatgtatgtgtgtatatgtatgcatgcaacaGCTTGAAAAATTGCtggaaagcaaagaaaataatcaaattaaCTTTCCTTAATGTTCAGTGTTCATTTATTACttttctcttaaaaaaattacgctACAAACaaagttattttctaaatattttgtggTTTACAGTCACGATAGGAACTGAAATTGTTGTTTATGTGTGAAAGTATTATATCTAagaatttaaagtttaaatattatacatacacctaacttacacatacatagttATGCACACACGGCTATATTAAAcactataataaaatcaaaaacactcatcaataaaaaataaaatcattgaaTCGgaaatttaatgtaaatttttaaaattcataatttttaaagcgATTATTCGCTGCTTTGCTACACTCTCACAGCCTTGTCACCTCCACTTCGTTTTTCTGCTTTTTACTTAAACATGggaaataaaaccatttttcatCTCGACAGAAATTCTCGCCATCCAGCAGTGTTTCTGGCAATTTCCTacaaaaagaatcaaaatttaaagttttcaaatatttcaaacattTCGCAATTTCACGAGCGCGTTCGCCAACTCACTGATTCAGCGTCTCCGGCAATAGTAGACACAACGCCGCTCCGATCAACATCAGCACTGCTAAGACAATCGAAGGTAGTGGCTTGAAAAGATTACTCAAATAAATCACATAGGCGCTCAAGAAGCTGAATGCATAGCCCACCACATGCACATTAGCCACGCCACGCCCACGCACGCTAGTCGGTATAATTTCGGCAGCATACTGCGCCTCCGCCTCATACGAAACAATGGCGACATAGCGGCCCAAGCCAATAATACAAGCCACAAAGGTGGCGTGCTCCTTCAAGTCCAGCAGCGCAATCAGTATGCCTGTAGCGGCAGTGATCAAACCGCCCACAAATAGTGAACCACAAGCCATGCCTTTGCGGCCAATACGATTTTGAAGTAAGATTATTGTGAGACCAGCCGGTATGTACGCGATCGACGTGAGTGAGAAGAGTAGGAAGGGCGATGAGCCGAAGCCCTCCATGTTGCGGCTGATAATGTCGTAGGAGATCGTGGTGATCATGCTGTCAAGAAAGAGTgtgaagaaaagtaaaatataattgcgaacattttaagaaatagaaaaatagcaCTCACGATTTTATGAATAATACTATGATAAAGGTGCGCAATCGCGGTGTTCTAAAGAGACCCATAAAGGTATCCTTCTCTTCGGTCTCCTTATGCTCTTCAGCCATTTTTTCCTCATAGTGCGATATGAATTGATCGAAAACCGATTCCTCAACTTCCCTCTTATTAAACTTGGCCACTCGCTTAAGACAACGCACAGCGCCTTTATAGTCGCCTTTGGTGGCCAACCATTGCGCGCTCTCGACTATACAAAATGGATAGATGAGCACCAGCAGCGCTGGTAGTGAAGCAATCAGCAAATATTTGCGCCAACTACCCACCCATATGGCGTACCATGGTGACATAACCAGACCGAAGCAGTAGAATAATGCCATAATTATGTTCAATCCAAAGGTGCGCTTCTTCGGGTCCAAATACTCGAAAACTATTGTATAAAAAGGAGCGAAAgttgaataaattattaaaatacaagcaATTACTGTTAAGTTAATACTCGTATACTACTCACCCATTATGTAACTGAGATAGAACAAGGTATCGATGCTCATGCCCGAGATGAAGCGACTCGCTGCAAAAGCATGTGGTGTAGTCACGAATGAAGTGATAAAATCACCTGCAGCACCGGTCAGAGTACTCAACATCATCGATGGTAAACGTCCAATTTTATCCGCTAGAAACCCAAATAATATGGTGCCCAATACAGAACCAACATACAAAAAAGATTGGCCAATCGCACCCTTGACAGCATCGTCACAAACCCATTTAAGCTGGAGGTGGAGAGTGAAAtgaattagtaaaaaattagcAATACGAACGGAGGAAAGGGCCGGAGTTTTGAGACCTGGAGGTTGTTTATATAATGTGTATGCGTGGAAGTCATTGATCAAAACCCTTTCACTCAGACTGTTTATGACTTTTTCAAGTTTGCTCTAATCCTCAATCTTCTTGAGAACTTGAAAGCTTGTCTACGTTAGAATAGAGCTACGTTAGAATAGAGCTCAAGCCTCAACCAACAAtacatttattaaaagttttaccCATTGATAGGAAACTTCTCAACTTTAAGTGTCACTTAACCAAGTTAACtacataataaaatttcattttaatttacaaaaatcgagAATATTCTTATTACACTGgagttcagaaaaaaaaaaatttaaataattttatttagaatactACGAGGATAATTTGcttgtatgctttttttctttacagGAATAAAAAAAGCACATAAAAGCTTAATTTCGGACCCGTTTTTTGGCCTTTGGCTCgggacaatattttttgaatgaatttttaaggaaaaaaaaaccgctAATAGTTTCTCTCACGTAACATTGGGATTGTTACattgcttattttttataaactaggACGTTTGTTAACAATATACGAAGCCCTGCAAGCTGCCTCTGAACTACATAGTAcattgttaaattaaaaattggttcATGCCTATGTTGCACTCAgatctgattttttgttttgattttaaactCTGAATCAACTGCCTCAATATCAAAACACATTTGCTATAATGGTGATGGTGAAAAGGTCGCTAAATTTGGAGTAGAAAGtactttttttaagcattgctccTGCAGTGTTTCACTGACGGCGTAACTCAATTGTTTTGAAATGTAAgagattatatatgtatgtgaaaatgTTCTTCCTATTTTTAAGACGTGGTGAATGGGTCAAGTGTCAGGTCCGGAAGAGAGGAGCAAGTGACATAAAAGGAAGAAAACATCTACAAAAGATTAAAAATCGAGACATTTAgttgaatggaaaataaaaacaattctgACTCTTTGCTTGTTTTCAGCAaattcttctaaatttttttccaccatgGGAGTTAACTCCCTCTCCTCTTCTCTTAAGGCATCACACTTGTTAATTATGTCTTGCGTGACGAAGTACTAAAAATGGTCTTTCATTCCCGCAAGTTGGCCCCACTAGTTGGCCGCAAACGGAGTAAAAGCGTCTAAGAAGCAAAAGCATTCGTTATCGGCGGTGTAAAAACACGAAGGTTAACTGTTTGCTTGATTTGAACTATAAGTTTTAGCCAacgagtttattttttaatttctttgtcaTGCTGAGAGTGTTAAAGGCTATTGTTATTTGGTTGTTTCAAACCCGAAAGCCCAATGGAGGGGCTTGGTTGCGTGCATATCCGTATATAGGTATAAATATTACAGCGTTTGACTTACATCCGTAGTGACGCTTTGATAGCCTTTGTCATATTTAAATATCCAATCTTCGCATTCACCAAAATCCGCTGCAATCGGTGTGCCATTCACAATATCATCCAATAATGTGCACGATGGATTATCGGTTTGTGCGTAGATATCGCGTATTTCCGTGTATGTGAGATTCTCGAGCAGCTCGTGGTGGCACCTGTTGAATTAGAAATTAGTGTAAATTACTTGAACGGGATTTCTTAGTAGTTTTTTTTAGCTAAATACaagtatatgaatttatataagtaaaaatattgttggttcggttaaaaaatttgttggggTTTACTTAATAAAAGTCGCTTAACAAACTGGTGTTATGAAGAAACAAATATATTCCCTCTTTTGCCATActtatgcaaattaaattttgtgttaataaagcaaatataaacatttcgtttatttgcataaaattcgAATTGACACGATTCACAGTTTTGCATTTGTAATTACCACCCGAGTGGCTAACTAGATGAGCAAAGCTAAGCGACCATACGCAAATTTGCTAATGTTAAATAACGACGAAACTTTTTCCTCAGTGTAGGTTAGACTGTTGAAAGTTTAAGTGTTATAACCGGCCCTATTATCCTTGAAGTGTtattttgttatacaaaaacataattttaatggctccttatattttttcaagtaatttaaggaaaattaagAAATTCGACATTTTGTGTCACTTTGGAGACCTTGCATTTCGGTAGGAGCCTCATTCAAGACTTCCTGTACGAATGTTCAGCACTCGGAGactgtatttcgtttttttttaaatccctcCTACATGGACCTGAACAAGTAGCCTATTttcgtattgtattgtattgtattttcgtatttgtatttcgtttttttttttttaaatcccttCTACATGGACCTGAACAAGTAGCCTCGCTAAAAGTGTAGTCAGATGTTTCACTATTCCTATCGACCGCAATATTACATATCAGatatatgttgtttttgttgttgtggcagcttaaacattccccatacgtGCTGctgtgacagtccttgaccgaatATAAATCGGGGTAGTTGCGGTAACGcggaaccgactgtcgtgggaaggATCACCTACATATATGCAAGATCTACTGACTGCACACCAGGAGCGGCTAAGGCGACTTTCCAATATAAAGGACATATGGATGTGCCTGCTCCGGAGACAGAGACAATTTGCTACATTATTCTCTTCATTCAGACAAAACATGCCTATTGTCGATGGGACCGATGATCATATCCTATGCttgttttctataaaatttgtcGTAAAATAAGGTTTAAAAAGACACAAAATGCTTGAACGGTCAGTTTGGAAATGAAATGCCCGTTTTCCCTTTTTAACTTCTCGGTCAACACTTAGTTCTTAGCAGATATCTGAATTGCACAAATGACCGTTGAAACGTTTTCCACGAGATTCTTCATATGCTTGACTTTTGTACATAGAATTGGATTTGGCATCATTTTATGATCACTAATTCCGATTTCATTATCCGTCTTGAAGCCGCCAGTAAAGCTAGGTTTCCTAAACAGCTTTCAAAAATGGATTTCTGCATCTATGCGGCGCCCAAGAATATGAATGGTAGAGAAGCCCATATCAGTGGCTAAAGTTATATCTGACAAACGCATATCAGTAgccgactagaaattttggtaaggcggtgattaggcgcaaataaggtagaccgcattccaaatttgcacctcataaggcagccaaactaggcccaaatcccgaaaggtatcgccacgcatctgcctcattaggcgcaggttcgaaaaaccgaacttcagtaatactccggatgcccttctacaaatcagttagggattccaatttatgcctaagtgagacactgccacagattttcgtgaccacaaccaaatttggtattgttctggcatgccaatctttgtcttgcctggtaaggtaatagtgaggcatgcctcagtaaggcctgcctaattcgggcctaacagattcttcggcatgcctcactgtaattctagtcgggtaGCCGAGTAGAATTGTGCGTGACTCCCAAATGGTTAGTCGAGGTCAATATGCCCTTTGGGgcctaaaatattaaatgctaGACCGCGGTGTTTCTAAAAGCGATCTCTCCTCTACGGTCAGTGGTCGGCATCCaaggcattattaaaaaaaacttaaaatttttaactaaattttgcttaagttaatttatttatattgtaacTATTAATTTGTTACACTTTTCTCTAAACACCCCGCTTAGGGGTATTCACATATTCTGCACTTTTCACTCACCAATGCTCGGGCGTAAAGCTAATTATCGTTTGTGCAAAGTAATGCATTGAGGACATTATATTTGTGTAACCATAcacgagcaacaacaaaaactgataACGTCCATAATTTCCACATTTCTCCAGCAACGAATCGAAATccattttgtatttgttataattttattttcaattaatttttctaaatttttaacaaatttcttaACACCTTTGCTTATAACTACTCGGgtatttggcaaaaaaattgtatttgtctTGCCGCAGGCGCTTTACCTAATCAGCTGCCGAAAACGTACTAGTAAGTGCAAATTATTGGTTTCAGTTATGATCCATTTGAAAGCGgtctacaaaatattttggacaGCTCGAACTGTGCACGTTTGGCTCAGCAACGGACTTCTTCTCAGCTCAGCAATTCAGCCTTAGTTTGTTAACCGCTTAGCCGCTATGTTAACCACAAAGAGTATGCAAAGCGCTCATCTAATTCAAAgcgtgttatatttttttttttgtttctgctcTATCcgaaaaagcaagcaaaaaaacgCAAATACATCTGCCGAGCAGCAGccaatttgattttgatttgggATATCAGTTGAGCTCAGGTGAATTTGGGCAAAGCTTAACTGTTTGGGGTGTAACTAATACGCTTTTGTATATGATCACACACgcgcccacacacacacatatgcagacAAGCAAATAATGTGAGCAGGTGTTGTAGTTTTGCGTATGATATCGTCTTTATTGTTATGAATACCAAGTAGCACTCAAGTAACAGTAtcagttttgtgaaaatattgacGTGTTAATTGATAAACTAGTTAATTGTGGTCCAGGTGTGAGAAAGTAGGCAATCAACttgatataatatatatagatatatatgtaaatgcaagcatacgaatgtgcatatgtatgtataagtatatgtgcgtTCGATTTGCAGGGTTTCAGGGTTTCAGCGTTTCACGCTTATCGCTCTTTCAGCGGCCAACTACAAAGCTGCCACTATTTCGAATCACATATCCGTGCACG
Coding sequences within:
- the LOC129236380 gene encoding organic cation transporter-like protein, which gives rise to MDFDSLLEKCGNYGRYQFLLLLVYGYTNIMSSMHYFAQTIISFTPEHWCHHELLENLTYTEIRDIYAQTDNPSCTLLDDIVNGTPIAADFGECEDWIFKYDKGYQSVTTDLKWVCDDAVKGAIGQSFLYVGSVLGTILFGFLADKIGRLPSMMLSTLTGAAGDFITSFVTTPHAFAASRFISGMSIDTLFYLSYIMVFEYLDPKKRTFGLNIIMALFYCFGLVMSPWYAIWVGSWRKYLLIASLPALLVLIYPFCIVESAQWLATKGDYKGAVRCLKRVAKFNKREVEESVFDQFISHYEEKMAEEHKETEEKDTFMGLFRTPRLRTFIIVLFIKSMITTISYDIISRNMEGFGSSPFLLFSLTSIAYIPAGLTIILLQNRIGRKGMACGSLFVGGLITAATGILIALLDLKEHATFVACIIGLGRYVAIVSYEAEAQYAAEIIPTSVRGRGVANVHVVGYAFSFLSAYVIYLSNLFKPLPSIVLAVLMLIGAALCLLLPETLNQKLPETLLDGENFCRDEKWFYFPCLSKKQKNEVEVTRL